Proteins found in one Fusarium oxysporum Fo47 chromosome V, complete sequence genomic segment:
- a CDS encoding cytochrome P450 has translation MPFSYFSTGIQSLGSLVAQALSRIFFSLFILAITIAIYRVSFHPLARIPGPRLAAISSFWHAYNARMGRMAYLGKTLHRKYGPVVRVGPNEVWFNSKEAFHAIYSSGSGYEKSDFYLATALSKPHIDWHLNPEFQDTLDLLSERDVRRYRLQRRLIGPVYQTSNLLQYEAAIDEVLARSITKLKTLNGAQIELNEWMHIIAVECLGAVVLSWSPGMLKNGTDNGSGAHAYHGWRRKSVFGLFPMAAKLEFLHKSIGRLFSTIWGVNFQPPKDFRPFFPDVGKRVSRRVNAATKSKLNKDGRKDLLADLIQLHRTKPNFTELYLRKMAVTNFGAGHETMASTLTSILALLGSNDDVQAQVSLEVLGTSNPAEYSTATRLPETQSLIKEAKRLYPVISMSLPRKVPSEGLHLHGYYFLPNTTVGCNPVALHRNPDIFGSDSDMFNPARWLTADPDAARAMEHVNLSWGGGSRSCPGRHLAELVVFKVVPALVKEFKIDVDLPPEDKNRSVAGVPAPSQLSSVSSCALRTTYSALLMYFHKYPREGRVAYGVYGTGNPVVLIHGTPSSSLIWRNIVPKLVDGGYKVHVFDLLGFGLSERPWDSAVDTSMTGQVAILEGLLELWGLEKTHIIAHDIGGGIAQRFSVFSPESVLSLTLIDVVSFDSYPSKRTKQQMQNGLEALNKTDSDQHRAHFREWLLSAVKNPDKLEKSSLNTYLDYISGPIGQPSLFEHQVRHYDPKHTLEVAPRLGELEKLPVQLIWGADDAWQVVDWAHKLHDAIPGSKLMIVEDAGHFSPEDQPEKISELLINFLGKH, from the exons ATGCCTTTCTCTTATTTTTCCACCGGGATCCAATCGCTGGGCAGTTTGGTAGCCCAGGCCCTCTCGCGAATATTTTTCTCGTTGTTCATCTTGGCGATCACTATCGCCATCTACAGGGTATCCTTCCATCCTCTGGCCCGTATTCCTGGACCAAGACTGGCGGCGATTTCAAGCTTCTGGCATGCATATAATGCTCGAATGGGGCGTATGGCATATCTTGGGAAGACACTTCATAGAAAATATGGACCTGTTGTGCGTGTTGGTCCTAATGAAGTATGGTTTAATAGCAAAGAGGCTTTTCATGCCATTTACA GTAGTGGAAGTGGTTATGAAAAGTCTGACTTTTACT TGGCAACTGCCTTGAGCAAACCTCACATTGATTGGCATCTCAACCCCGAATTCCAAGATACTCTCGATCTTCTATCAGAGCGAGATGTGAGACGCTACCGTCTTCAGCGCCGACTCATTGGGCCTGTGTACCAAACTTCCAATCTCCTTCAGTATGAAGCTGCAATTGATGAGGTTCTTGCACGCTCTATCACCAAGCTAAAGACATTGAACGGTGCTCAGATTGAACTCAACGAGTGGATGCACATCATCGCCGTCGAATGCCTTGGTGCGGTCGTGCTATCCTGGTCGCCAGGAATGCTAAAGAATGGCACTGATAATGGTTCTGGTGCTCACGCATACCATGGCTGGAGACGAAAAAGTGTCTTTGGTTTATTCCCGATGGCCGCTAAGTTGGAGTTCTTGCACAAGTCAATCGGGCGACTCTTCAGTACGATTTGGGGCGTAAACTTCCAACCGCCAAAGGACTTCCGGCCATTCTTTCCG GATGTAGGCAAAAGAGTCTCAAGACGTGTTAACGCAGCCACGAAATCCAAGCTCAATAAAGATGGTCGCAAAGATCTCCTAGCGGATCTGATCCAGCTGCATAGAACTAAGCCTAACTTTACAGAACTTTACCTTCGCAAGATGGCTGTGACCAACTTCGGTGCTGGGCATGAGACCATGGCATCAACACTTACCTCGATCCTTGCGCTACTAGGCTCGAACGATGATGTTCAAGCACAAGTATCTCTTGAGGTCCTTGGGACAAGTAATCCCGCCGAATACTCCACTGCAACACGCTTGCCAGAGACGCAATCACTCATCAAGGAAGCCAAGCGGCTGTATCCCGTCATCAGCATGTCATTGCCGCGGAAGGTTCCTTCAGAaggccttcatcttcatggcTACTATTTCCTACCAAACACAACTGTGGGCTGTAACCCGGTAGCTCTACATCGGAATCCAGATATCTTTGGTTCGGATTCGGATATGTTCAACCCAGCCCGTTGGTTGACTGCAGATCCCGACGCAGCACGTGCAATGGAACACGTCAATCTCAGCTGGGGCGGCGGCTCCAGATCATGTCCGGGACGACATTTAGCAGAGCTGGTAGTCTTCAAAGTCGTTCCCGCTTTGGTGAAGGAGTTTAAAATCGACGTTGACTTGCCTCCCGAAGACAAGAATCGCTC GGTTGCCGGTGTGCCGGCTCCATCACAGCTGTCATCTGTCTCCAGTTGCGCCCTTCGGACGACATATTCCGCATTATTAATGTATTTCCATAAGTACCCAAGAGAGGG CCGTGTCGCTTATGGCGTTTACGGCACTGGAAACCCAGTCGTCCTTATCCACGGAACACCGTCCTCATCCCTCATTTGGCGCAACATTGTTCCAAAGCTTGTCGATGGTGGCTACAAGGTCCACGTCTttgaccttcttggcttcggcCTTTCAGAACGCCCATGGGACTCAGCCGTCGACACTTCAATGACAGGTCAAGTCGCAATTTTAGAGGGCCTTTTGGAGCTTTGGGGTTTGGAGAAGACTCATATCATTGCCCACGATATTGGGGGCGGTATCGCACAGCGCTTCTCTGTATTCTCGCCGGAGAGCGTTTTATCTCTGACTCTTATCGACGTCGTAAGCTTCGATAGCTACCCTTCGAAGCGGACCAAACAGCAAATGCAGAATGGCCTTGAAGCCCTGAACAAGACAGACAGCGACCAACACCGAGCTCACTTCAGAGAATGGCTGTTGTCCGCCGTCAAGAATCCagacaagcttgagaagtCAAGTCTCAATACATATCTGGACTATATCTCGGGACCCATTGGACAACCTAGTCTGTTTGAGCATCAAGTTCGACACTATGATCCGAAGCACACGTTAGAAGTGGCGCCCCGTCTCGGTGAACTCGAGAAACTACCTGTGCAGTTGATCTGGGGTGCCGATGATGCATGGCAGGTGGTTGATTGGGCCCACAAGCTTCACGATGCTATTCCTGGGTCAAAACTGATGATTGTGGAGGATGCTGGCCATTTCTCTCCTGAGGATCAACCAGAAAAGATATCTGAGCTTCTTATCAACTTTCTAGGGAAACATTGA
- a CDS encoding Alpha/Beta hydrolase protein — protein MPVQYDTEFAGALALIKSGRPPAPPETALEMRHNNHALFLKVFPKAPSPDIVEQTDYTVESYDGVQILLRRYATPKVLRAKEPQPAILVIHGGGFVSGTVEICGGTNAAIALEIERPVFAVDYRLAPEHPYPAAVEDSFASLKYLIDHAKELNIDPCRICVKGNSAGGGIAVGTVLMARDRELNPPVAKLMAIYPELDDRTCHPPDTEFLKLATWTSQHNQLAWKAYVGEDKAGKPDADVSPYAAPARAQNYNGLPSTYVDVGTLDLFRDEDLELVRRLLEDNIEVEFHLWPGVPHVFEFLAPGTRWHQRAKEAQNDALRRV, from the coding sequence ATGCCTGTTCAATATGATACTGAATTCGCCGGGGCGCTGGCTCTTATCAAATCCGGCCGCCCTCCAGCTCCCCCTGAGACAGCCCTCGAAATGCGTCACAACAACCACGCTCTATTTTTAAAAGTGTTTCCCAAAGCACCCTCTCCTGATATCGTTGAACAGACAGATTATACGGTTGAGAGCTATGATGGCGTACAGATACTCCTTCGCCGGTATGCAACACCAAAGGTCCTGAGAGCGAAAGAACCACAACCTGCAATTCTTGTGATTCACGGCGGTGGCTTTGTCTCGGGTACTGTGGAAATATGTGGAGGAACCAATGCCGCTATAGCGCTCGAGATTGAAAGGCCAGTGTTCGCGGTTGACTATCGCCTTGCACCTGAGCATCCCTATCCTGCAGCTGTGGAGGATAGCTTTGCGAGTCTCAAGTACCTTATAGATCACGCAAAAGAGCTAAATATCGACCCATGCCGGATATGCGTGAAAGGGAATAGTGCCGGAGGAGGCATAGCTGTCGGGACTGTACTCATGGCCAGGGACAGGGAGCTCAATCCACCAGTTGCAAAGCTAATGGCTATATATCCTGAGCTTGACGACAGGACCTGCCATCCTCCTGATACCGAGTTTCTGAAACTCGCTACTTGGACCTCACAACACAATCAACTCGCATGGAAGGCTTATGTTGGTGAAGATAAGGCTGGAAAGCCCGACGCAGATGTTTCGCCATATGCAGCACCAGCGAGGGCTCAGAACTACAATGGGCTGCCATCTACATACGTGGACGTCGGAACGCTCGACTTATTCAGGGATGAAGATCTAGAGCTTGTGAGAAGACTGTTGGAAGACAATATCGAGGTCGAGTTTCACCTCTGGCCTGGAGTGCCGCACGTATTTGAGTTCCTCGCGCCTGGTACAAGATGGCATCAGCGTGCTAAAGAAGCACAAAACGACGCCTTAAGAAGGGTTTAA